In one window of Mauremys reevesii isolate NIE-2019 linkage group 22, ASM1616193v1, whole genome shotgun sequence DNA:
- the LOC120388713 gene encoding uncharacterized protein LOC120388713, which translates to METMVSGRMPRAGLLLLPLLLCFGPETVGSINPAALRETVDHVDKDGLAVQYAFAVSLQKASCENPSGLEQVLRRNKLWDMQTANNPEGVLYDPDEGPIVAARMQRLGRAGEHTKWRLLQGDQNSPMQKLLARTYNERSCLIFFTVRSPCEGTCLLVKRPHNILRMVSDTFRPIDHNYKAFIFRQIYRQDRNLDPQSLLEAWHQLPNVPLLRCDTNGCRDCRGNDPKTDPNTCLDEIRAMRQPLHPSGRGQKEEQGAEGRAEDVGESRGHLWRVGEMVGQGAPLEGWGDSRAEDDIVTLGGWQDIARLQRRWSPQQPKWPPQRPWPPQRPKWPPQRPWPPQRPKWPPQRPWPPQQPKWPPQRRG; encoded by the exons atggaaaccATG GTGTCGGGACGGATGCCCAGGgctggactcctgctgctgccacttcTCCTCTGCTTCGGGCCAGAGACTGTCGGGAGCATCAACCCGGCCGCGCTCAGAGAGACTGTGGATCATGTAGATAA GGATGGGTTGGCTGTTCAATACGCCTTCGCCGTCAGCCTGCAGAAAGCCAGTTGTGAGAACCCATCTGGTCTGGAACAGGTGCTGCGCAGGAACAAGCTGTGGGACATGCAGACGGCCAACAACCCAGAGGGTGTCCTGTACGACCCAGACGAAGGGCCCATTGTGGCTGCCCGGATGCAGCGCCTGGGCAGGGCGGGGGAACACACCAAATGGCGCCTGCTCCAGGGCGACCAGAACAGCCCCATGCAGAAGCTCCTGGCCCGGACCTACAACGAGAGAAGCTGCCTGATCTTCTTCACCGTCCGCTCGCCCTGTGAGGGGACGTGCCTGCTGGTGAAGAGACCCCACAACATCCTACGGATGGTGAGCGACACCTTCCGCCCCATCGACCACAACTACAAGGCCTTCATCTTCCGGCAGATCTACCGTCAGGACCGGAACCTGGATCCCCAAAGCCTGCTGGAGGCCTGGCACCAGCTACCCAACGTGCCCCTGCTGCGCTGTGACACCAACGGCTGCAGGGACTGCAGAGGGAACGACCCCAAAACCGACCCCAACACCTGCCTGGATGAGATTCGAGCCATGAGGCAGCCGCTGCACCCATCTGGCAGGGGGCAGAAggaagagcagggggcagaggggagagcagaggatgtaggggagagcagggggcaccTTTGGAGGGTTGGGGAGATGGTGGGTCAGGGGGCACCATTGGAGggctggggggacagcagggcaGAAGACGACATCGTAACATTGGGGGGATGGCAGGACATTGCGCGTCTTCAGAGGCGTTGGTCCCCTCAGCagcctaagtggccccctcagaggCCTTGGCCCCCTCAGcggcctaagtggccccctcagcgGCCTTGGCCCCCTCAGcggcctaagtggccccctcagaggCCTTGGCCCCCTCAGCagcctaagtggccccctcagaggCGGGGGTAA